CCTCCCCGTTTCCTCTTGTGCTCCTCTACTGACCAAACTGTGAAGTATGAACTTTAAATTAGAATCGAAGTCTTTATGATTTAGCCTTCAGGCTTTAAGCTAATAGCTGATAGCCGATACTCGCGATCGCTCATAACTCAAGATGGATCTTGGAGATTGCTACCGTTTGCTGGGTTTGAGGTCAGGAGCCTCTTTCGCCGATATCAAAGCGTCTTACCGCCGACTGGCACAGCAATATCATCCTGATATCAATCCAGGTGATAACAAAGCAAAAGAAAAATTTATTGCCGTGACTGAGGCATACAAACTGCTGTTGCACGGACTCCCACCAGAAGAGACAGCGCTGTCTTCGGGTCAGTCGCCAACAGCTCAACATCAGCCAATAAAAGCAAAGTGTCCAGAGGCAACGAAGGAAAAGCCAAAAGAAAAACCAAAACCAAAGCCGCCGAGTTTTTCCGAGATAGAACAGCGGTTGAAATGGAAGACTTACGAGCAGTTACAGCAGTTTCTCAAAGAAAGACGCTTCCCACAAGCGATCGCCTTAGCAGAAGCATTAGCACAACGTTTACCAGAAGATGCAGAAGTGCGTCAATGGCAGGCTATTGTCTATCAAGTTTGGGGACGAGCGCTGATTGCAGAAAAACAGCCTTTCAAAGCTAAAATTTATCTGAAAAAAGCCCTCAAAACTGACCCTCACAATAAGTCTTTGTGGCATGAGGTACAGCGCGATTTTCAGATCTTAGAACATATGTTTTGAGGTTGCATATTATAATGCATATAAATTTTATGCTAAGGGGTTCTTTCTTTTTAGTTTTTAATACCCTATTATTACTATTTTTTATAAATCAATAAGGCGAATGGTCGTTCGCTCCTAGCGCAGGTACTCGCGTTACTGTTAAGGACAGAACATCTGTGTCCATTTTATCGCCATGTCTGCAATTATCGTTACCGTTAAATTATTTGCTGCTTACCAAGAAGCTTATAAAGTGCCAGAACTGGTACTGGAATTGCCTCAGAATACACCAGTTGCCGCAGTCCGCGATCGCTTGATGACCGAACACCCCGAACTCGCTCAGTTGCGTAATATTACCCGTTTTGGGGTGAATCTACAATTTGTGGAACCAGATACCATCCTGCAAGACGGAGATGAGGTGGTGTTAATTCCGCCAGTCAGTGGCGGGTGATATTATAGCGGATTTTGGTTCTGTTAGTACATTTTTATAATTACTAAATACCCGACAAATTTTGTCGGGTATGTTTGACGAGTATTTTTGCTCGTGGTACTATCAATCGAACAGTTGACGGACACCCAGGGAAAGCTGATTTATGACACAGGCGACAACCAACAACACCCAAGCCACCACCGCCACTTTTAAGTCCTTAAAGTGTAAGGAATGTGGCGCGGAATATGAACTCAAGCCTCTTCATGTGTGCGAGTTCTGCTTTGGTCCATTGGAAGTAACCTACGACTATAGCGCCCTACGCTCCACAGTTACTCGTGAAACAATTCAAGCGGGACCAAATTCTATCTGGCGCTATCGTAAGTTTTTACCTGTAGCCAGCGACAACCCCATTGATGTGGGAACTGGTATGACTCCGTTGGTGCGATCGCACCGCTTGGCACGTCGCCTGGGTTTAAATAAGCTGTATATCAAGAATGATGCCGTCAATATGCCCACCCTCAGCTTCAAAGATAGGGTGGTCTCAGTTGCTCTTACCCGCGCACGGGAGTTAGGTTTCACTACGGTTTCTTGCGCTAGCACGGGTAACTTAGCAAATTCTACCGCTGCTATTGCGGCACACGCAGGTTTAGACTGTTGCGTGTTCATCCCTGCTGATTTGGAAGCTGGAAAAATTTTGGGAAGCCTGGTTTACAGTCCAACCCTCATGGCTGTTAAGGGTAACTACGACCAAGTCAACCGCCTCTGTTGTGAAGTTGCGAATACACACGGTTGGGGTTTTGTCAATATCAACCTGCGTCCCTACTACTCCGAAGGTTCTAAGACACTAGGCTTTGAAGTTGCAGAACAACTAGGCTGGGAACTACCCGACCACATCGTCGCACCGTTGGCATCCGGTTCGCTGTACACAAAAATTTACAAAGGCTTCCAAGAATTCGTAGAAGTGGGTCTGGTGGAAGGCAAGAAAGTCAAGTTCAGCGGCGCGCAAGCTGAGGGATGCTCACCTATTGCCCAAGCCTATAAGGAAGAACGCGACTTTATCAAGCCCGTAAAACCCAATACCATTGCAAAATCAATTGCAATTGGGAACCCAGCAGATGCTGTTTACGCTTTAGACATAGCGAGGAAAACAGGTGGTAGTGTTGAGTCAGTCACCGATAGCGAAATTATAGAAGCCATTAAACTGCTGGCAGAAACAGAAGGCATCTTTACAGAAACCGCTGGTGGGACAACAGTTGCCGTGCTGAAGAAGTTGGTAGAAGCTGGTAAAATTGACCCAGATGAAACAACCGTGGTATACATTACCGGAAACGGCTTGAAAACCCAAGAAGCCGTACAAGGTTATATTGGCGAACCTCTGACGATTGAGGCAAAACTTGATAGCTTTGAACGAGCGCTAGAGCGTTCCCAGACACTGGAGCGCCTAGAATGGCAGCAAGTCCTGGTTTAGTCATGAGCCATGAGTCATGAGCACATGACTCATGACTTATAAATTCTTATTCCCTACTCTCCAAATCTATGGCTGTAAAAGTTTTAGTTCCTACTGCTCTGCAAAAATTCACCAACAACCAAGCCGCTTTAGAATGTAAAGGCAGCACGATCGCCGAACTCTTCAATTCCTTAGAAGAAAGCTGTCCTGGTATTAAGTCGCGTTTGTGCGATGAAGCTGGACAACCACGGCGGTTTTTGAATTTGTACGTCAATAGTGAAGATATCCGCTTTTTGGATGGAACGGATACACCATTAAAAGATGGCGATGAAGTAAGTATTGTACCGGCTGTAGCTGGGGGCTAGTAAAATTCAAAATTCAAAATTTAGAGTCCAAAACAACCGTTTTGAATAAATAATTTTGAATTTGAATTGGTTTGTCCTATAAGAGCAAGGCTTTGGTAGCTTGAAAAAGTGGTCGCTATCGGGAGGCGTCGCTGTGTCAAAATGAAGATGACAAATAGCTCCTGGTGAGCTCTAATCGCAAGACAAAGGATAGACCTGAGCAATGGCAGAACCAACAAATCATAATGAAGCTGGGGAAGTAGCTCCCAGCACTGTAGACAAGCAGGCTCCCAGTGTCGCTGAAGAACACGCTCCCAGCACAGACTCACCCGAAGCGACAGACATCCCTACAGCCAACGCGCCAGACCCCAAAGCGGCGAACCCAGAAACTAACCCCAATGCAGCAAAAACAACGACTGCTGCACCCAAGGGAGAAAAGCCAGCAGGGGCAGCCAAAGCAGCCGCAGCAGGGGATAAACCAGCCGCTAAAGCAACAGCAAAAAAAGAGAAAGCACCAGCTGTTGAAGATAAGCCATTTGCAGAGTTTATCCAGCAAGATTACTTACCAGCTGTGCAAAAGGCGATCGCATCTGTTGGGGTGCAAAATTTACAGCTAAATTTTGCCAAGCAGAAAATTTCCATCACTGGTTTTGAAACAGGTGAGGAATGCTGGCAAATTACGGGCAGTTGGCAGAATGGTCTGCGTCAGTTTAACCTGTATTTTCCTGAAGAAGATATTCAAGGGAAAAAGGCTTTTTCCTGTCATGAAGGCAAAAAGCCTAGCACTCTTGAGTCATTCTTAATCGACGAGCGCAAAGTTACTCTTGACTTACTGGTATATGGATTGGTGCAGCGCCTAAACGGGCAAAAGTGGCTGGGGAGAAATTAGTTCAGTTCGTGGAAGTGGTAAGTGACGGCTCCGGTATCGGGGTCGTTATCTATCTTCACATATCCTGTTTTGAGCATCTCCTTGAAAACAGCTTCCACCTCAGAAAAGCTAGCACCCGTTTCCATAACTGCTTGAGTGACTGTGAGTTTACCACCCCTGTTGTCCGCAGCTTTGAGCAATCGCATCATCAGTTTTTCTTGAGCAGAGCGGTATACTTGGGCAGCAACAGCAGGTTGGTTTAAAGGGACACCCAAAGGTGATAAACCTGCTTTGAGTCTGAGTTTCATTTCCTGTTCCTCAACCATATTAGGGATAATGAACAAGTCTACAAACTGCCCTATACCAAGCACACCACCAGTCAACAGCCATAACAAACCTGTTCCTATCTTGCCGTTGTATAAACGGTGCAGTCCTCCCAAACCAACAAACCAGGCTGCACTCAAGATGTAGGAGACAAGAAGACGGTCTTGATGGTCTTTATTATTCTTATTTCCAGCATTCATCTTGTTTCCTTCCCCTCATTCACTCTTGTTTTCTAAATACAGTTTTCCTACTCTGTTTTTTTCGTATCAGGATAGGCAGCCAGAGTTTTCAAAATTCCCATATCACTGCAATGGCGCAAAGCGCCGAGCCTCAAGGGACGATTACAATGGCATAGTTCTTATCTCTAAGATAACTACCTTATAGAAATTTTACTGACTTTAATGTTACATTAATTACATATATAATCATGCTGGTATATGTTTACAGTATGATTGGCTTGTGGTTATTCTTCTTCACCCAATGGATTCACCCGACTAGGTGATTTTAATTGGGATGAGCTTTTACTACAGGCTACACATCCTCAATTCCCGATTTCCAAAAAAATTGAAGTGTTGTTGCAACTCTTAACGTTTTCTGGGTCTGTTCTCGCCCTGCACCTTGGTAGACTGAACTATACGAATAAAATACTGTCGTCTGTTGTGCCTTGTGAGTCCAGTCCTGGAGGAGGGTTTCCCGCGCCCTGGGAACTGGCGTTCACCGAAGGTGTGCCGAAGGCATACCCGTAAGGGTGAGGGTATTACTTTAGACTTTCGCAGGCACTCAAAATAATAAGACACTTATGGCAATCAAGACATGGTAGATTCCCTCAAAAAACCAGGCTTTGAAGAAATGCGGTCCGGGATTAAAGTCCCAGCCAAAGAAACCCTACTGACACCCCGATTCTACACGACCGACTTCGATGAGATGGCACGGATGGACATCTCGCCAAACGAAGACGAGTTAAAAGCCATTCTGGAAGAATTTCGTGCAGACTACAACCGCCATCACTTTGTTCGGGATGCCGAGTTTGAACAATCCTGGGATCATATTGATGGGGAAACTCGTCGGTTGTTCGTTGAATTTCTAGAGCGTTCCTGTACAGCAGAGTTTTCTGGCTTTTTGCTGTACAAAGAACTTGGACGCCGCTTGAAGGACAAGAGTCCTGTTTTGGCAGAATGCTTCACCTTGATGTCCCGAGATGAAGCGCGTCATGCTGGCTTCTTGAACAAAGCGCTGTCGGACTTCAATTTGGCGTTGGATTTAGGGTTTTTGACCAAGAGCCGTAATTATACCTTCTTTAAGCCAAAATTCATCTTTTACGCGACTTATCTTTCGGAAAAGATAGGTTATTGGCGTTATATCACAATTTATCGCCACTTACAAGCACATCCAGAAGACCAGGTTTATCCAATTTTCCGCTGGTTTGAGAACTGGTGTCAGGATGAAAACCGTCACGGGGATTTCTTTGATGCCATCATGAGATCCCAGCCGCAAATGTTAAATGATTGGAAGGCGCGGTTATGGAGTCGGTTCTTCCTGCTGTCCGTGTTTGCGACGATGTACCTCAACGACGTCCAGCGCAAAGATTTCTATGCATCACTTGGTTTAGATGCACGGGAATATGATATTTACGTGATTCAAAAGACCAATGAAACCGCAGGGCGAGTGTTCCCCGTGACACTGGATGTTGAGCATCCGGAGTTCTATCAACGGTTGGAAGTTTGTGTTAAGAATAACGAGAAGCTGACAGCAATAGCTAACTCAAATACTCCAAAATTCCTGCAATTCTTCCAAAAACTGCCCTATTACGTCTCCAATGCTTGGCAGTTATTGCGGTTGTACTTCATCAAACCACTTGACGCTGCTGCTACCCAAGGCGCTGCTCGCTAAGTGATTAGCTTTTGCTAAAACTTAAGTGGTTCTGCATGATGCAGAGCCGCTTTTTTTATGCACTGTAGTGAACCAGCGCTCTTGGTAGGGTTTCCCGACCCAGGCGACTGGTGAACCCGGAGGGAGGCACAAAGGAATGAGATGGCAGTTATCAGCTATATGCTTTGGAGTTGGTCTGAGTTGGGGTTTGATAGCTGCTCCTGGTTTGTGTGATACGCCTTCAAAAAGTGCCCAGGATTTGGATTTAAGCCCAGAAATTATTAAGGATAGTCCAGTTTTGCAACGTTGGCGGCGTCAAGTACCTAATGTGTTGGAAGACATTAAAAATGACCCCAGTTTTCCTACCAAGGTGCGGCTGGGTTATTCTTACGTTCCTTCTGAGCAAGCATTTGGGGTGAATGTAGGTGTGGAGGATGTGTTTATTGGTCGTACTGGCTTGACGGTGAGTGGTGAGTATCAGGCAACGTTTAATGGTCAACGCGAGGCTTATGGTGCAGACTTGCATTATTATCTGCGTCCTTTGGGTAGCTACATCAATATTGCAGCGGTGGTAGGCTATCGGCACTTGGAAACGAACAGCTACTCAACAGATGGAGTCAATTTAGGTGCGAAATTGTTGTTTGTGTTGTCTCGCGGTGGTGCGGCAGATATTTCTTTGACACAGAGTTGGGTTGCTCCAGGTACTGGCGAAGAAGTGGGTTTAACAACGTTATCAGTAGGCTATGCCATCACTCGCAATCTCCGCATATCTACAGATATTCAGCAACAAAATGCTAGACAGGATAAAGACACTCGCTTAGGTGTGGTTTTGGAGTGGATACCTTGAAGCCCACATTCCGGTTAGTGTCTTTAGTGTTTCGTATCGTTTGCTATGAGGGCTGATGGGAACCACCGTGTTGGGATAGGTTTTAGGTTTGAGAGTTGAGGTTGATTTATTCCCTATCCCCTATCCCCTCTTCTTTTACACTTCAGCCACGACTTGTTCCTGTTCCTTTTCGACAAACGCCTGCACGCGAGCGCGGTATTGTCTTAATGAATCATCCACCCAGTCGCGATCGTTACTGTTAGCGTACAAATGTACAATTGGTTCGCTAGCATCTGGTAACACTAATACCCAACTGTCATCATAGGGTTGACAAATTTTCACCCCATCAATTAATTCGAGGTTCTGAGCCGGATGAGTTTCCACCAAGTAGCGCATCAGTGCTCCCTTGACAGTCCAAGGACAACGTACTGTATATGCTTTATGAATCACGCGGGGTAATTCTGACCGTACAGTGGCTAGAGAGCGCTCCTGTATCGTTAGCATCTCAATGAGCTTGGCGGCGCAGAACATGGCATCAAACCCTGGATGCAATTGTGGAACAATAAAGCCAGTGTCGCCACTGCCTCCTAACACCACATTGGAATTTTTCTGACAAGCTTCCATCAATGCTGTAGGATTTGCTTTCGTGCGAATGACCTTACCATCATGGCGACGGGCAATTTGTTCCACAGCGCTGGAAGCATGAACTGGTACCACAACTGTCCCTCTGGGGTGAGCAGTTAACATCATATCTACCATCAGTGCTGTTAACATTTCCCCACGAATAGGAATGCCAGATTCATCAACTAAAATCAGCTGTTCTCCATTCGCCGAAACCTGGACGCCAAAATTAGCCTTCAACGCCTCTACCACATGACCCAGCTGTGTCAGAAGTGGTTCGCGGTCAGTTGCTGATACGGCGGTTTTATTGAGGCTGGCATTCAGCACTACCGCATCAGCACCAAAGTTATCTAACATTTGCGGCAACACTGCCCCAGATACCGAATAAACGTAGTCAATGACGACTTTTGCCCGACTGTTGCGAATTGTATCAATGTGCAAAAGCTTCTCGAAAGCGGTGCAGTATCGATCCATCACTTGGCTGGGGTATGCCACGTTGCCAATTTCATGAATTTGCGATCGCCGCATATCTTCCTTGAAGTAAGCCCCTTCGATTTTCTTTTCCAAGGATTTGGTGATATTAATTCCCTTGGCATCCATGAATTCAATTAGGATGTAATCGGGGCGGTCTGGATGCACCCGCACATGAATTCCACCAGCTACCGACATTGTGGGTATAACTGTGCGGGCTATTGGGATAGCTGTGGCATCTAGGTTTTGAATATCGATACCCACTGACATCAAACCAGCAATTAATGAGCGAGTGACCATACGCGAAACATTACGCTGGTCGCGGGAAACCGTTATCCGAGAACCTGGTTTTAAAGTTGAACCGTATGCGGCTCCCAACTTCACAGCAAATTCTGGGGTAATGTCGATATTGGCTGATCCTTGGACACCTCTTTGCCCAAACAGATTGCGTTGAGCCGTGTTCCCCCAAATCAAGTTAATATTCAGAATTGCCCCAGACTCAATCTTTTTACTAGGCCAAACGCGCACAAAAGGACTAATTTGGGCTTCTTCTCCCACAGTCGAAAGCGAACCAACCACAGCACCTTCTAACACATGAGCGCGCCGGTCTACACGCGCACCACGGCAAATCACACAAGCACTCAGATGTGCTTCGTCCCCGATAATCGCTCCATTCCAAACAATCGGACGCTTGAGATCGGCGTCAGCGCCAATGGTGACATTATCCCCAATGACTGTTCCGGCTTCAATCTCAACTCTTGCCCCAATGCGGCAATTGTCCCCAATGACTGCTGGGGTTTGAATCTCAGCGGTAGGGTCGATATAAGTGTTTTGACCAACCCACAAACCGGGCGAAACTTCTTTATAGGCAAAGTCAAGTTTTACTTTATTGTGTAATCCATCGTACTGAGCCTCGCGATAGGCATCTAAGTGACCCACATCGCACCAATAACCTTGAGCAATGTAACCATACATTGGCTCATTCTTTGATAGTAGTAAGGGGAACAACTCTTTAGAAAAGTCAGATTCTTGGTTTGCTGGCAGGTATTCCAATACTTCTGGTTCTAAAATGTAAGTGCCAGTGTTAACAGTGTCGGAAAAAATTTCACTCGTAGAAGGTTTTTCTAAAAATCGACGAATCCGACTTTCTTCATCAGTAATGACTACCCCAAATTCAATTGGGTTGGGCACACGAGTCAAAATCAAAGTTGCTTTTGACTTTTTTTGTTTATGAAATTCAATTGCCGCAGTTAAGTCGAAATCGGTTATGCTATCACCGCTAATTACTAAGAAGGTCTCATCTAAGAGTTCGGCAATGTTTTTTACACAGCCGGCGGTTCCTAAAGGCTGGTCTTCTTCTACGGCATAAGTCATCTGAACGCCAAAGTCGCTGCCATCTTGGAAGTAATCTCGCAAGACATCAGGTAAATAATGCAGTGTGGCAACCACTTCTGTAATTTGATGCCGTTTGAGGAGATTGATAATATGTTCGGCAATTGGTCGATTCAGGATGGGCACCATTGGTTTGGGCAGGTCACAAGTGAGCGGACGAAGCCGCGTTCCTGAACCACCTGCCATCAGTACTGCACGCATAAATCCTCCTTAGCTGTTTGCACCACTTGCTGCGTTAATACCCGTAAAAGTAAGTTGTGTTTTCTTTAGTTTCCTATGGATCTTTTACTTTAGGGAACTTTCGCAAGATGCATCTGGTCGGGATTAAGAATATCTACTCGCCACACTAGCCTGTTTGTCTGTACAAAATCAAGAAGGGCAATGGGTAGAAAGTCAAAAGACAAAAGTCAAAAGAGTTTTTTTATTTTATTTTTTCCTTAAGGACTTATGGGTGGATGGCTATAATGCACAGAGCTACTCTAAACTTGATATAAGAATGTATTAATTAACTATGATGCCGATGACAGCGACAGCCAAAGTGTTCAGCAGCAGTTTCTGCTCATTTGGGGCTGACTAATTGCTTTTCGATATCGTTATGAAGTGCCAATATGGTGTCAGTAAACCTTAACTTAAATTCTGTGAATTGCTTGTGGAGTTGTGCTGAATGGAATTAATCGTCTTTGGATTAGTGGTGGTTTATGCAGGTGGTGTTTGGAAGTTCTTCAATGGATTTAACCGGACTAACTTCCAGCGCACTTTGCCCAATCGGCTTAGTTTAGCCTTATTGTGGCCTGCTTTGATTATTACAAGTAAATCCTATCGTCAAAACTTTAGAAAGGCTCTTAAGGGTTAGAGTTTACGGTTTTTCAACAGAGTTGGCCCTCAGATGTATCTAGCTGATTGGCAGAACTTTTGGAAAATGCCTGACTGACGATTTTTATTACTCATTTCCAGATTCCTTGCACTGTTTCTGTTAATACTGATGATGGCGAGTCATCCTAGTAGGATGCGTTAGGAAAATTTGTTTGAAAAAGGTGTCTTACAAAGAGCGTTCATGCAGCCTCCTATCAAAACCCCCTCCTCGTTAACGGGTAACGGGGAGAGGGCAAAAAAGCAGGATTTTAGCAATGGACTAACTAAAATGCTTAATGATCGCCTCGGCAAATTCAGAACACTTTAAGGGTTCCACTGGCGGTTCCAGCAACCGAGCTAAGTCATATGTGACTTGACTGTTGGCAATAGCATCGCCCAAACCCTTCTTAATCAAATCCGCCGCTTCTTGCCAACCCAAATACTCCAGCATCATCACACCAGATAAAATCACCGAACCGGGATTCACCCTATCTAAACCCGCGTGTTTGGGTGCAGTACCGTGGGTGGCTTCAAAAATAGCACATTCATCGCCAATATTTGCCCCTGGTCCCATCCCTAGTCCGCCAACAATAGCCGCTGCTGCATCAGACAAGTAATCGCCGTTCAAGTTCATCGTCGCCAGAATGGAATACTCATCGGGTCTGGTTTGGATTTGTTGAAAAATACTGTCAGCAATGCGGTCATTGACCATTATCTTGTCTTTCCACTTGCCACTACCGTGAGTTTCCCAAATTGTGTTAAGAACTGTTTCAACCTCCTTGACAATTTGGGCTTGCTTTTCTTCAGTCAAGGCGTTAAACCCAGGGTCAATCATTCGGGCGTTTTCTTCCAAGGAGATATCGCAGTTGTTCTCCTTGTTACTCAAAATCCAAGATTCCCTTTCGGTAATGCACTCATTACGAAACTCGGTGGTTGCCAGTTCATAACCCCAATCGCGGAAAGCGCCTTCGGTGTACTTCATGATGTTGCCTTTATGCACTAAAGTCACCATTTGCTTATTTTTGGGGAGTTGCAAGGCGTGTTTGATGGCACGCCGTACCAAACGCTGGGAACCGGTTTTGCTGATAGGTTTAATACCAATGCCTGAGTCTAAAGGAATTCTCTTGTTGCCGTGTTCCGGTGTGGCGGGGATCAGTTCATTATTAAGGATGTAAATCAGGCGATCGCCAATTTCGTCACCTTGTCGCCACTCAATTCCTAAATAAATATCTTCCGTATTTTCGCGGTAGACAATGACATCTAGTTTTTCTGGGTTTTTATGGGGTGATGGTGTCCCTGTATAGTAGCGGCAAGGACGCACGCAGGCGTAAAGGTCAAAAATTTGCCGCAATGCCACATTCAGGGAACGTATGCCACCGCCGATAGGGGTTGTCAGAGGTCCTTTGATGGCAACACCATATTCTTTAATCGCCGTCAGCGTGTCTTGCGGTAAATACTGATATGTACCGTATAATTCACAAGCTTCATCTCCGGCATAAACCTTAAACCAACTCATCTTCCGCTTGCCCTTGTATGCCGTTTCTATCGCAGCATCAAGCACTTTTTGGGTAGCGGGCCAAATATCTATCCCCGTGCCGTCTCCCGTAATAAAGGGGATAATCGGGTTATCTGGAACAATCGGCTCCCCATTTTTGAAGGTGATTTTTGCTCCTGTTGTGGGCGGGCTAATTTTGTCGTACATTAAACACTCCTGAGGCTAGGCTGCAACAGAATACCCTTTAGGTTTATATCCCAAAGGTGAAAGACTTATGTTTGGAAGGCTAGCAGATTTTGCTGTGTCTTGTTTTGATAAATTTATCAGGCTGATGAGGCGCAGAGTTTTTTCCCTGTTTGTATCGTAGGCACAGGGCGCATAAAATTGCTGCTAAACCATTGTGATCTTAGAGCTAGCAGGCTTTACTTAGTGTACTCTTTGAATAGATAGCAAAGTATTATCAATGACGTAGCTAAAAGAGATCATCATCAGGGTGAGCAAGCAAGAGTTCGCAATGTTAAAATCCCACTGTCAATAAGTCACTGTACTGACTGGGTATGAATAAATGGATGAGGTGTAAGGGGTTAGGAGCGTAAGGCATTGCAACTGTAAAAAAGAATGAGTGGGCATTCTTTGCGATTTCCTGTAAACTACTCTTCGCTATCAGTGTTCACCGTCCACAACACTTGATAGCCAATAGCTTGTTCACCAATTGCATTCCACGAGTAATGGCATGACAGACCCATTGATTGTACCAGGCACTGCTAGTGACATCGACTCCCTCCGCCAACCGTTAGTCGCTGGGTCTCTTCAAGTTCAACAGCAGGTTATCCCACAGTTAGCTAATTTAGGAGATGTGGGCTTGGATGTCCTGATGGAATTTTTATATGAACGTAGAGAAAATCCTGCAACTTCGGTTGACGGTAAAGCATATCAGGTTCTTTATAACTCTGATTCACTTAAGGCAAAAGAATTTTTGCAAACTTATTTCCCTTCTGGGATTGTACCTTTGACATCAGACTGTGGCATCGATTATAGTCCCTTGCAACAGCTACTTGCCGCTTGTGACTTCCAAGCAGCTGATCGCATGACTCTGCAAAAAATGTGTGAAGTCGCGGGACCTGCGGCAGTACAAAGAAAATGGTTATATTTTACAGAAGCAGAAAATTTCCCTGTCACTGATCTAAGGACGATTAACACTCTGTGGTTAGTTCACTCAGATGGCAAATTTGGCTTTTCTGTACAGCGAGAAATTTGGTTAGGATTGGGGAAAAACTGGGACAATCTTTGGACGAAAATTGGTTGGAAAAATGGCAATAACTGGACGCGTTATCCTAACGAGTTTACCTGGAATCTGAGCGCTCCCCGAGGTCATCTACCTCTGTCTAATCAACTGCGTGGAGTGCGAGTTATTGCATCTTTGCTATCTCACCCTGCTTGGGTTAATAGTTAGTCATTGCTTCTTAGTCATTAGTTAAGCGACAAAGGACAAAGGACAAAATTTAAAAATGGCAAGCGTTCGTCTAGAAAGCGTCAAGCGTAGATTTAATAACGTCACCGCTATTGAGGACATTACTTTTGAAATTCCCGATGGAGAGTTTTGGGTATTTGTGGGACCCTCTGGGTGCGGTAAGTCTACCATTTTGCGAAGTATAGCTGGTTTGGAAACTGTCACCTCTGGCAAACTCTACATTGGGGACAAGCAGGTTAACAATATCCCAGCCCGACAAAGGGATGTGGCGATGGTTTTTCAAAACTATGCTCTGTATCCTCACATGACAGTGGCGCAAAATATTGCTTTTGGGTTGCAGATGCGGAAAATTGACGCTAAAGTCATTCAAGAAAGAGTGATGACGGTAGCGCGATCGCTTTCTCTAGAACACTTGTTAGAGCGCAAACCCAAACAACTTTCTGGCGGACAGCAGCAGCGGGTAGCGTTAGGAAGGGCAATAGCCCGTCAACCACAAGTCTTTTTGCTGGATGAGCCTTTGTCTAATTTAGATGCTCAGTTACGAGATGATACGCGAGCAGAGTTAAAACAGCTCCATCAACAATTGGGAATTACCACTATCTACGTTACCCATGACCAAGTTGAAGCGATGACTTTGGCTGATAAGATTGTGGTGCTAAACCGGGGACAAATTCAACAAATCGGTGAGCCACAATATATTTATTCCCAACCAG
The sequence above is a segment of the Mastigocladopsis repens PCC 10914 genome. Coding sequences within it:
- a CDS encoding GUN4 domain-containing protein; protein product: MTDPLIVPGTASDIDSLRQPLVAGSLQVQQQVIPQLANLGDVGLDVLMEFLYERRENPATSVDGKAYQVLYNSDSLKAKEFLQTYFPSGIVPLTSDCGIDYSPLQQLLAACDFQAADRMTLQKMCEVAGPAAVQRKWLYFTEAENFPVTDLRTINTLWLVHSDGKFGFSVQREIWLGLGKNWDNLWTKIGWKNGNNWTRYPNEFTWNLSAPRGHLPLSNQLRGVRVIASLLSHPAWVNS
- a CDS encoding NADP-dependent isocitrate dehydrogenase, with the translated sequence MYDKISPPTTGAKITFKNGEPIVPDNPIIPFITGDGTGIDIWPATQKVLDAAIETAYKGKRKMSWFKVYAGDEACELYGTYQYLPQDTLTAIKEYGVAIKGPLTTPIGGGIRSLNVALRQIFDLYACVRPCRYYTGTPSPHKNPEKLDVIVYRENTEDIYLGIEWRQGDEIGDRLIYILNNELIPATPEHGNKRIPLDSGIGIKPISKTGSQRLVRRAIKHALQLPKNKQMVTLVHKGNIMKYTEGAFRDWGYELATTEFRNECITERESWILSNKENNCDISLEENARMIDPGFNALTEEKQAQIVKEVETVLNTIWETHGSGKWKDKIMVNDRIADSIFQQIQTRPDEYSILATMNLNGDYLSDAAAAIVGGLGMGPGANIGDECAIFEATHGTAPKHAGLDRVNPGSVILSGVMMLEYLGWQEAADLIKKGLGDAIANSQVTYDLARLLEPPVEPLKCSEFAEAIIKHFS
- a CDS encoding mannose-1-phosphate guanyltransferase, yielding MRAVLMAGGSGTRLRPLTCDLPKPMVPILNRPIAEHIINLLKRHQITEVVATLHYLPDVLRDYFQDGSDFGVQMTYAVEEDQPLGTAGCVKNIAELLDETFLVISGDSITDFDLTAAIEFHKQKKSKATLILTRVPNPIEFGVVITDEESRIRRFLEKPSTSEIFSDTVNTGTYILEPEVLEYLPANQESDFSKELFPLLLSKNEPMYGYIAQGYWCDVGHLDAYREAQYDGLHNKVKLDFAYKEVSPGLWVGQNTYIDPTAEIQTPAVIGDNCRIGARVEIEAGTVIGDNVTIGADADLKRPIVWNGAIIGDEAHLSACVICRGARVDRRAHVLEGAVVGSLSTVGEEAQISPFVRVWPSKKIESGAILNINLIWGNTAQRNLFGQRGVQGSANIDITPEFAVKLGAAYGSTLKPGSRITVSRDQRNVSRMVTRSLIAGLMSVGIDIQNLDATAIPIARTVIPTMSVAGGIHVRVHPDRPDYILIEFMDAKGINITKSLEKKIEGAYFKEDMRRSQIHEIGNVAYPSQVMDRYCTAFEKLLHIDTIRNSRAKVVIDYVYSVSGAVLPQMLDNFGADAVVLNASLNKTAVSATDREPLLTQLGHVVEALKANFGVQVSANGEQLILVDESGIPIRGEMLTALMVDMMLTAHPRGTVVVPVHASSAVEQIARRHDGKVIRTKANPTALMEACQKNSNVVLGGSGDTGFIVPQLHPGFDAMFCAAKLIEMLTIQERSLATVRSELPRVIHKAYTVRCPWTVKGALMRYLVETHPAQNLELIDGVKICQPYDDSWVLVLPDASEPIVHLYANSNDRDWVDDSLRQYRARVQAFVEKEQEQVVAEV
- a CDS encoding ABC transporter ATP-binding protein, whose product is MASVRLESVKRRFNNVTAIEDITFEIPDGEFWVFVGPSGCGKSTILRSIAGLETVTSGKLYIGDKQVNNIPARQRDVAMVFQNYALYPHMTVAQNIAFGLQMRKIDAKVIQERVMTVARSLSLEHLLERKPKQLSGGQQQRVALGRAIARQPQVFLLDEPLSNLDAQLRDDTRAELKQLHQQLGITTIYVTHDQVEAMTLADKIVVLNRGQIQQIGEPQYIYSQPANRMVATFLGNPPMNILPAKFTGHSFDVGGQMLPCPNSVRERLRPTAGQGFDLGIRPENIHLNEPQRRTERTEEKFGLEVEVKVVEPLGRETLIRVGLPGSGVMLNIQTGANVRLHPGDGALRPPHRGDRLCLELDLDKLFVFDSATGNRFYP